The DNA region ATCGCCGGGCATCCCCTGGTTCAAAACGCCGCTTAACGCCATGGTTCCGCAAAACATGATGGTTTCCCGGTATTCATAGTTTTCAAGATCCTCCAGCAGTTTCGGCGCCGTTTCGATCACGGTGGTCAACAAGCCTTCGCACATCCGCTCATTGTACGGGACATTGGGCGCTTTGCTGAAATAGTGTTCCAGAACATGGGACATGATGTCGACGATGCCGTACACCGTATGATCCCGCGGAACCGAAGAGGTGTGCGCCGGATCGAGGATGGAAAATTTGGGATAGACATGGGGCGATCCCCAGGCCAGCTTTTCTTTCGTTTCCCAGTTGGTGATCACCGACCCGGAGTTCATCTCGGAACCGGTGGCGGCCAGTGTCAACACCACCCCCAAGGGAAGGGCTCCTTTGACTTCCGCTTTCCGGGTGATGATGTCCCACACATCCGCTTCCTGCACGCTCCCGGCGGCAATGGCCTTGGCCGCGTCGATCACGCTGCCTCCTCCGACCGCCAGAATGAATTCGATGTTTTCGCTCCGACACAAGGCGATTCCCTTCCGGACCGTTTCCAGCCGGGGGTTGGGCTCCACACTCGCAAGTTCGGTCACTTCCGCCCCGACTTCCCGAAGAAGGGACACGGTCCGTTCATGGATCCCGTTTCGTTTGATGCTCCCCCCGCCATACACCAACAACACTTTTTTGCCGTACTTCGGCACTTCCTGTTTGAGTGCAGGAAGCGTATCCCGACCGAAGATCAATTTCACCGGATTGTGAAACACAAACGATTCCACAAGCTTCCCCCCGATTGTCTCCCGGTGTTTTTTCAAAAAACCGGTTTTCCCTTTCATCATACCTGATCGCGTCTTTGGCAGAAAGCCCCGATGCTTGTCCACCCGCGGAGCATACCTCTTTGATCTTTCCCGCATACTAACCGTGTGAATGACTTTACTTTTTTCTCCCCGAATCGATTTATGATTGCCGAACGGGGCGCAGCCTCTCCCCGTTCGCCCGTTCGCAGAGGCGGAAAATCCCGCCGTTGATGAAAATCATTTCCACAGCCTGCAAATCACGGAGGGAAGCGACATGCCCGACTGGATCTCTGTCGTCTTGAAAACACTGGCCGCAGTCGTCGCTCTGCTCATCATGACCCGGCTTCTCGGAAAACGACAGGTTTCACAGTTGTCCCCGTTTGAATATGTCACCGGGATCACCATCGGAAGCCTGGCGGCCTACATCCCCTTGGAGACGCAAATTCCGTGGTATTTGGGCCTCGTCTCTCTCTTTGTCTGGTTTTTGGTGGCTTTGGGCATTGAATATTTGCAACTGAGCAGCAACACCATCCGCGAATGGATCGACGGTCGAAGCGTCATGTTGATCTCTCAGGGAAAAGTTTTGGAAAAGAATCTTCGCCAGGAACGGATCACCGTTTCGGAACTGATGTCCCATCTTCGCAACAAAAACGTGTTCAACCTGGATGACGTGGAATTTGCCGTGATGGAACCGGACGGTGCCATCAACGTTCAATTGAAACCGGACCGACGCCCCCTCACCCTGCAAGCGCTCGGGATCCACCGGGCTGGACGGGAACATTTCCCGAGAATCGTGATCATGGA from Staphylospora marina includes:
- a CDS encoding iron-containing alcohol dehydrogenase encodes the protein MESFVFHNPVKLIFGRDTLPALKQEVPKYGKKVLLVYGGGSIKRNGIHERTVSLLREVGAEVTELASVEPNPRLETVRKGIALCRSENIEFILAVGGGSVIDAAKAIAAGSVQEADVWDIITRKAEVKGALPLGVVLTLAATGSEMNSGSVITNWETKEKLAWGSPHVYPKFSILDPAHTSSVPRDHTVYGIVDIMSHVLEHYFSKAPNVPYNERMCEGLLTTVIETAPKLLEDLENYEYRETIMFCGTMALSGVLNQGMPGDWGTHRIEHAVSAVYDIPHGGGLAILFPNWIRYVMDEAEPKMAQLAVRVFGVDPEGKTRRQTAEEGVDRLREFWSSLGAPSRLADYGIDDSRLELMAEKSAPGGTVGRFRRLNKEDVLNILKMSL
- a CDS encoding DUF421 domain-containing protein encodes the protein MPDWISVVLKTLAAVVALLIMTRLLGKRQVSQLSPFEYVTGITIGSLAAYIPLETQIPWYLGLVSLFVWFLVALGIEYLQLSSNTIREWIDGRSVMLISQGKVLEKNLRQERITVSELMSHLRNKNVFNLDDVEFAVMEPDGAINVQLKPDRRPLTLQALGIHRAGREHFPRIVIMEGTVLERPLAKLGLDRNWLNKELAKADKKLEDVFLAQVDSQGNLHIDLYDSPSS